Proteins encoded within one genomic window of Glycine soja cultivar W05 chromosome 1, ASM419377v2, whole genome shotgun sequence:
- the LOC114420534 gene encoding ATPase family AAA domain-containing protein 3-B-like, with amino-acid sequence MAASRLTSCVAVTSAAVVSMSTFSDRAYADSYFRLPFFSSKSSSEPSPPNQPSDSNSEPPPPDEPNKSGFDPESLERGAKALREINSSPYSKQLFDLMRKQEETRLAELDAEKVHYELIQSQGDIERQRKMAEEQRNLIQDQAQRQAQVLRYEDELARKRLQTDHEAQRQHNVELVKMQEQSSFRKEQARQATEEQIQSQQRQTERERAEIERETIRVKAMAEAEGRAHEAKLTEDHNRRMLIERMQGERDKWLAAINTTFSHIEGGLRALLTDRDKLLMTVGGATALAAGIYMTREGSKVTWGYINRILGQPSLIRESSMAKFPGSKIISQAKNKVLHDSTLAGAEKPIGSKNGLGNVILHPSLQRRIEHLARATSNTKSHQAPFRNMLFYGSPGTGKTMVAREIARRSGLDYAMMTGGDVAPLGAQAVTKIHDIFDWSKKSRKGLLLFIDEADAFLCERNSSHMSEAQRSALNALLFRTGDQSRDIVLVLATNRPGDLDSAVTDRIDEVIEFPLPGEEERLKLLKLYLNKYLCDDNNGSKGGFFLKKQPQKISIKDLSEDVFREAATKTEGFSGREIAKLMASVQAAVYGRPDCILDSQLFRESIDYKVVEHHQRLKLAADGQI; translated from the exons ATGGCTGCTTCAAGGTTAACCTCATGCGTGGCGGTAACTTCCGCTGCGGTGGTTTCCATGTCCACCTTCTCCGATCGTGCCTACGCCGATTCTTACTTTCGACTCCCGTTCTTCTCTTCTAAATCTTCCAGTGAGCCCTCGCCGCCGAATCAGCCCTCTGACTCCAATTCCGAGCCTCCGCCGCCCGATGAACCTAACAAATCGGGTTTCGACCCGGAATCGTTAGAAAGAGGAGCCAAAGCTCTCCGCGAAATCAATAGTTCTCCCTACTCCAAGcag CTGTTTGATTTAATGCGAAAACAGGAGGAAACTCGCCTCGCTGAATTAGATGCTGAGAAAGTGCATTACGAACTTATTCAATCTCAAGGAGATATT GAAAGGCAGCGTAAAATGGCTGAAGAACAACGCAATCTTATACAGGACCAAGCCCAGAGACAGGCCCAGGTGTTGCGATATGAAGATGAATTGGCAAGGAAAAGATTGCAG ACAGATCATGAAGCCCAAAGGCAACATAATGTTGAATTGGTCAAGATGCAAGAGCAGTCTTCTTTCAGAAAGGAGCAGGCAAGACAGGCTACTGAAGAACAGATTCAATCTCAGCAGCGTCAGACTGAGAGGGAGAGAGCTGAAATAGAAAGAGAAACTATTAGAGTTAAGGCAATGGCAGAGGCTGAAGGCCGAGCCCATGAAGCAAAATTGACTGAGGATCATAACAGGAGAATGCTTATAGAACGAATGCAAGGTGAAAGAGATAAATGGCTTGCTGCAATTAACACAACTTTTAGTCATATTGAAG GGGGCCTAAGGGCCTTATTGACTGATAGGGACAAATTGCTTATGACTGTTGGAGGAGCTACTGCACTAGCTGCAGGAATATATATGACTAG AGAAGGTAGTAAAGTCACTTGGGGCTATATTAATCGGATTTTGGGGCAGCCATCTCTGATCCGGGAATCATCTATGGCAAAGTTTCCTGGGTCAAAGATCATTTCTCAAGCCAAAAATAAAGTTCTACATGATAGTACTTTGGCTGGGGCAGAAAAGCCTATTGGGAGTAAAAATGGTCTTGGAAATGTAATCCTTCATCCATCGTTGCAGAGAAGAATAGAGCATCTTGCACGTGCAACATCAAATACCAAATCCCATCAGGCACCATTTCGTAACATGCTTTTTTACGGGTCTCCTGGCACTGGTAAAACGATGGTTGCAAGAGAAATAGCTAGAAGATCG GGTTTGGATTATGCCATGATGACTGGAGGAGATGTTGCACCTCTGGGCGCACAGGCTGTTACCAAAATTCATGATATATTTGATTGGTCCAAGAAATCAAGAAAAGGCCTATTGCTTTTTATTGATGAGGCAGATGCTTTCCTTTGCGA GCGTAACAGCTCCCACATGAGTGAAGCTCAACGAAGTGCTCTAAATGCATTGCTCTTCAGAACTGGTGATCAGTCTAGAGACATAGTACTTGTCCTTGCCACAAACAGGCCAGGTGATCTTGATAGTGCAGTTACTGATCGCATTGATGAAGTGATTGAATTCCCGCTACCAGGAGAGGAAGAGCGTCTAAAGTTGTTGAAGCTCTATTTGAACAAGTATTTATGTGATGACAATAATGGCTCCAAGGGGGGTTTCTTTCTGAAGAAGCAGCCTCAGAAGATTTCCATAAAAGATTTATCTGAAGATGTTTTCAGAGAGGCTGCCACGAAAACAGAGGGATTTTCTGGTCGTGAGATCGCCAAACTCATGGCCAGCGTCCAAGCTGCTGTCTATGGGCGCCCAGACTGCATCTTGGATTCCCAGTTGTTTAGAGAAAGTATAGATTACAAGGTCGTGGAACATCATCAACGATTAAAACTAGCAGCTGATGgccaaatataa
- the LOC114420506 gene encoding tubby-like F-box protein 5 has protein sequence MSLKSIVRELKEMRDGIGSMSRRGVESRRWNGRTKSHVAPDVILTSLEPIQQGQWANLPPELLLDIIRRVEDSETTWPARAVVVYCGSVCKSWRAVTKEIVKTPEQCGRLTFPISLKQPGPRDSPIQCFIRRNRETSTYLLYIGLVPSENETDKLLLAAKKVRRATGTDFVISLVADDFFRSSNTYVGKLRSNFLGTKFTIYDSQPPQGAAIQPDNRSSRRFHSKQVSPRVPACNYVVSTIAYELNVLRARGPRRMHCTMNSISVSAVQEGGNAPTPTSFPQIIDEPFSPSPALKGKGPIRDLDNASLPELLPVQSQDSAEPLVLKNKAPRWHEQLQCWCLNFNGRVTVASVKNFQLVAAVDPSHNVSAAEQEKVILQFGKIGKDIFTMDYRYPLSAFQAFAICLSSFDTKPACE, from the exons ATGTCGTTGAAAAGCATAGTAAGGGAACTAAAGGAGATGAGGGATGGGATTGGTAGCATGTCAAGGCGAGGTGTCGAGAGCAGGCGTTGGAACGGTCGGACAAAGTCACATGTTGCTCCTGATGTCATTCTAACTTCACTTGAACCTATTCAGCAAGGGCAGTGGGCAAATTTACCGCCTGAATTGCTTCTGGACATAATAAGGAGGGTGGAAGATAGTGAGACTACTTGGCCTGCACGTGCTGTTGTTGTTTACTGTGGTTCGGTTTGTAAATCATGGAGGGCTGTTACGAAAGAGATTGTTAAGACTCCTGAACAATGTGGAAGGCTCACATTTCCTATTTCGTTGAAGCAG CCTGGTCCTCGTGATTCTCCAATACAGTGCTTTATCAGGAGGAACAGAGAAACTTCAACATATCTATTGTACATTGGCCTGGTACCAT CGGAGAATGAGACTGATAAGTTGTTATTAGCTGCCAAAAAGGTAAGAAGGGCAACAGGCACAGACTTCGTCATATCTTTGGTTGCAGATGATTTTTTTCGCTCCAGCAACACATATGTTGGAAAACTCAG GTCTAATTTTTTGGGTACCAAGTTCACTATTTATGACAGCCAACCCCCACAAGGAGCTGCAATTCAACCAGATAATAGATCTAGTAGGAGATTTCATTCTAAGCAGGTATCTCCTAGAGTTCCAGCATGTAACTATGTTGTAAGCACCATTGCCTATGAGTTGAATGTTCTCCGTGCAAGAGGGCCAAGGAGAATGCACTGCACCATGAACTCCATATCTGTCTCAGCTGTTCAGGAAGGGGGCAATGCTCCAACTCCTACATCTTTTCCTCAAATCATTGACGAGCCTTTTTCTCCCTCACCAGCACTGAAAGGAAAAGGTCCAATTAGAGATCTAGACAATGCAAGCCTCCCAGAGCTACTACCAGTACAGAGCCAAGACTCAGCTGAGCCTCTTGTACTTAAAAATAAGGCTCCTAGATGGCATGAGCAACTGCAATGCTGGTGCCTAAACTTCAACGGTCGTGTTACAGTGGCTTCTGTTAAAAACTTTCAACTTGTGGCTGCTGTTGATCCATCTCATAATGTTTCTGCTGCAGAACAAGAAAAGGTAATCTTGCAGTTTGGAAAGATTGGAAAAGACATATTTACAATGGATTACCGTTATCCACTCTCTGCCTTCCAAGCCTTTGCCATATGCTTGAGCAGCTTTGATACCAAACCAGCCTGTGAATGA
- the LOC114420522 gene encoding U-box domain-containing protein 5-like, translated as MRTDIGEGEELQNPRSFKVHSKICTELAKLVDRISRIVPDIEAARPGFSSGIESLCLLNNAIDKAKLLLLHCSECSKLYLAVTGDTVLSRCLKATRSLEKSLIQIQDMVPVMLAVEVSRIIHDLECTRFVLDPNEEEAGRFVRELLTLTSDSVDDSEVKALQFAASRLNITSPKAIIIEQRSIRKLLEKLGPNDLKKKNILRYLLHLLKRHGKLMVGEHVEKLYSRSEEQAATENSSHGSLRSNHVESDSSMNYGQYKTHTNELSGVAPLEEYYKCPISSRLMYDPVIIESGVTYERIWIKKWFDEGNDICPKTRKKLVNMGLTPNMAMKDLISEWCRNNGVSIPDPSRHAEDIRTWETSNTSINSLASYFNDFTAPVDLSNMSIGSLDTSFSSDASQSKTTRGSNLMQTKSRDNSHKHQAHTEIHDTDLMLLPQLSDLQWDSQCKVIQDLKDHLKSNSQAFVSVSAENFIEPLVRFLSNAYDLRDVQVLRAGSQLLLEFVNNCRNGKTNLSEDTFIMLASFLDSEVIGETLAIMEELSGYGFGKTKIAASSALSSILNMLDSENKGFQQQAIRIMYNLSFSGEVCHRMLSLRCIPKLLPFFKDRTLLRYCIYILKNLCDTEEGRKSVSETKGCISSVAEILETGNNEEQEHALAVLVSLCSQHVDYCKLIMREHEEIMGSLFYISQNGNDKGKESALELFYLLKDVDIAVNKNCPEPNINNSCRDSNSHDREEKKPLKRSTFLKKLSQFSKSSSHATKSKR; from the exons ATGAGAACTGATATTGGTGAAGGGGAAGAGTTACAAAATCCCCGCTCCTTTAAG GTGCATAGTAAAATCTGCACAGAACTCGCAAAATTAGTGGATAGAATCTCAAGAATAGTTCCAGACATAGAGGCGGCAAGGCCAGGATTCTCATCAGGAATAGAGTCTCTGTGTTTGCTGAACAATGCAATTGATAAAGCTAAACTACTTCTGCTACATTGCTCTGAATGTAGCAAACTCTACCTG GCTGTGACAGGGGATACAGTACTCTCAAGATGCCTAAAGGCAACAAGATCATTAGAGAAGAGCTTAATCCAAATTCAGGATATGGTTCCTGTTATGTTGGCTGTAGAG GTTTCTAGAATAATTCATGATCTTGAGTGTACGAGATTTGTTCTGGACCCTAATGAAGAAGAGGCTGGGAGGTTTGTGAGAGAGTTGCTTACTTTAACCTCAGATTCAGTTGATGATTCTGAAGTTAAAGCTCTCCAGTTTGCAGCATCTCGATTGAATATAACATCCCCAAAAGCCATCATAATAGAACAACGATCTATTAGGAAGTTGCTAGAAAAACTTGGACCAAATGACCTCAAAAAGAAGAATATACTGAGATATCTTCTGCATCTACTGAAAAGGCATGGAAAGCTCATGGTGGGAGAACATGTGGAGAAGCTCTATTCTCGTTCTGAGGAACAAGCTGCAACTGAGAACTCGAGTCACGGTTCTCTACGAAGCAACCATGTTGAATCAGACTCAAGCATGAACTATGGTCAGTATAAAACTCACACCAATGAGTTAAGTGGAGTTGCACCCCTTGAGGAGTATTATAAGTGCCCAATATCCTCAAGGTTGATGTATGATCCTGTTATCATTGAGTCAGGAGTAACATATGAAAGGATCTGGATAAAAAAGTGGTTTGATGAGGGTAATGACATATGCcccaaaacaagaaagaaactaGTCAATATGGGATTAACTCCAAACATGGCCATGAAAGACTTGATATCAGAGTGGTGCAGAAATAATGGAGTCTCCATTCCAGACCCTAGTAGGCATGCAGAAGATATTCGCACATGGGAAACTTCAAACACTTCCATTAACAGTTTAGCAAGCTATTTCAATGATTTCACCGCACCGGTGGATCTTAGTAACATGTCAATTGGGTCATTGGATACTAGTTTTAGTTCAGATGCCTCACAAAGTAAGACCACTCGTGGCTCAAATTTGATGCAGACCAAGAGCCGTGACAATTCTCACAAACATCAGGCTCATACAGAGATACATGATACTGATTTGATGCTCTTGCCTCAACTCTCTGATCTTCAATGGGATTCTCAATGCAAGGTCATTCAAGATCTGAAAGATCATTTGAAAAGCAATAGCCAAGCTTTTGTTTCTGTATCAGCAGAGAATTTCATAGAACCACTCGTGAGGTTTCTGAGCAATGCATATGATCTGCGTGATGTTCAAGTGCTGAGAGCCGGAAGTCAGCTTCTGTTGGAGTTTGTGAACAACTGCAG AAATGGCAAGACTAATTTGAGTGAAGATACTTTCATTATGTTGGCAAGTTTTCTCGATTCAGAAGTGATAGGAGAAACTCTTGCCATAATGGAAGAACTGTCAGGATATGGGTTTGGTAAAACTAAAATTGCAGCATCTAGTGCTCTCAGTTCTATTCTAAACATGCTTGATTCCGAAAACAAAGGTTTCCAACAGCAAGCTATTAGAATAATGTACAACTTGTCCTTCAGTGGTGAAGTTTGTCACCGCATGCTATCTCTCAGGTGCATCCCAAAATTGCTGCCATTTTTTAAAGACAGAACCCTTTTGAGAtactgtatatatatattgaaaaatctCTGTGACACGGAAGAGGGTAGGAAATCTGTTTCTGAAACAAAGGGATGCATATCTTCTGTTGCTGAAATACTTGAGACAGGCAATAACGAGGAACAAGAACATGCGTTGGCTGTTCTAGTTTCTCTATGTTCTCAACATGTGGATTATTGTAAGTTGATAATGCGTGAGCATGAGGAAATCATGGGCTCTCTTTTCTATATCTCACAGAatggaaatgacaaaggaaaggaAAGTGCGTTGGAATTGTTCTATCTTTTGAAAGATGTTGACATTGCTGTGAATAAAAATTGTCCTGAGCCAAATATCAACAACTCTTGTCGAGATTCTAACAGTCACGACCGTGAAGAAAAAAAGCCATTAAAAAGATCCACGTTTCTGAAGAAACTATCACAGTTCTCAAAGTCCAGTTCTCATGCAACAAAATCCAAAAGATGA